CGACTTGTGTAGATGAATGGCAGATTGCTGCAGTTGAAGGAGCTGGGGCTTTCATGTTCATCTTCACCGGAAGTAGATGGTTATCGGCAGATCAGTTATTGTACAAGAAATATAGTAAAGGGATAAAAATTTGGAAATATTACATACCGCTATGGTGATATAAATGGAAACTGAGAAGCTAATTTCAACAATAGCGATAGTTGCGTTTATTTTTGCTACGGGCGTTACTCTTGGACTATACCAAATAGACTTTCAAGGTTTAACTCATTTAACTAACTGGTCTAAGACTGTAGGTTATTGTTTAGAAGGAACTAAACTATTTACTAACGGTACATTATTCCTTCAAATATCTAGAGTTGAAGGTCCTGACACTTACGGAGGCTTTATAGTTCTAGTTCAAATTCTTTATCCTAACGGTACTGTAGTTTACCAATGGAATGCTACTCGACTTGGTCATATACCTTCTAAAGATATACACAATGAGTTCTCATTACATCCAGTTCGTAGTACAGGATTTGCACTATGTGTACCGTTAGGACAAAATGCAACTGTAACCCTTACAATGCCGTTCCATGTAAAGCCCGGGACATATATTGTTAGAGTATACGATGCAAACGGACATACTGCAGCATACGGACAAAAGTGGGAAATAAAAGTTCAAGCTGAAAGTTAAACTGCTTTTTCTTCTTTTTTATTACGTTCTTTTTCACTCTCTTTCTTTACGCCGACAAAGATGTAAACTGAGCCTAATGCCTTTACCTTGAATACCTTTAGGTCGAATATTTTACTTATTATATTCTTTAATTGTGAGTTAGTGGGTATTTTCCTGTAAATATAGTAAATATATTTGTAATCTAAAGGTTTTGCTCCTACAAGGGCTGCCAAATAAGGTTGAATAAACCTAAGGTAAAAAGCTACATAATTTCTAAGGAGCCAATTATCCGATTTTCCCATTGCGATTACCCCGACCACTTTCTTAGAAACTCTAGTCATTTCTCTTACTACTTCTCCTATATCGTCTGCAGCGTGAAGGGCAAAACTGCTCACTACTGCATCAAAAGCATTATCTCTGAAAGGTAAATTGTAAAACGATGCTAATACTTTATCTCCATCAACTAAACTAGCCTTTAACATGTTTTCCGCGTAATCTGCCATTACTATTCTGGACCTGAGTAGTCTAGACGCAACGTAAGATAATTCCCCTTTACCGCTTGCTACATCTAAAATTCTCTTTGGATCAGGATAGAAAAATTGTACCATTTCAATTAGCTCTGCCCTCCATTTTATATCTTGAAAAAAGGAAATCATAGCATTAGCTCTATCGTAGAATTCTGGAATATCGTTATATACACTCCTGAGATCCTCATTAGATACTTTAATCTTCTCCACGACGTTATGTTTGGATTTCGTTTTAAAAAGCTTCACTGATCTTATTTTATGTAAAAGATCATTAACTTTGTTAATTTTTCCATATAGCTCGTAGTTAATACCTGGAATTTAATGTAAACACTCTTTACCATTTTTTAGAATACTACTTCTGAAGAATATTTAAATTTAAAGTAATCAAACTATATTTTAATATCTCTAATAATGAAGAAAATTTATAAATGCAAAAACAAAACTATCTGTAGTGGTAAAATGCTTGATAGTCCGTCTAACTGGGCTATAATAATCATAGTAGCTCTTGTATTATTCTTTGGTACAAGTAAGCTTCCTGAGTTATTTAGATCAATGGGCAAGGCTGTTGGGGAATTTAAGAAAGGAAGGCTTGAGTCAGAAATGGAAATGCAACAAATGGAACAACAGCCTGCAGTCCAGACAACTACTCAGAATAAAGAATTAGAGCTAGAGAAGCAAATTCAAGAACTACAAAAGCAATTGGAACAGCTAAAGAATCAAAAGCAGCAACAGTAATTAAAGAATCTAAAATTCAAAGCCATTTTTTTTAAGTGCGCAAGGATGATGGGGAATTTATCTGACACGTTATTATTAGTTATAGTGGCTATACTACTATTAGCAGGCAAAAAAGACATAACAGGTACTGCAAGGAATATAGGAAAAACGCTAGAAGAGTTTAAAAGAAAACAGAATGAATTTAAGAATGAACTATTAACAGAGCTAAATGAGACCGGAGAAGTCCATAAAAGTATAGTGAAAGAAATAACTTACGATGACTACCACTATAATTACGTAAAACAAACTCCCTCTGATGAGAAAATGAAAAGACTTGAGGATGAGATAAACAGATTAAAAGCCGAAATAGAGAGAGGTTGAAGAAAGGTGACGGAAAGAACTGAGCTCAAAAGAGACGAAGAAAGACCACTACTATCGCATTTAGCAGAATTAGCCTTAAGATTAAGAAGAGGACTTATAACACTTTTCTTAACATTTATAATATTTTTTGCGTTTGGATATACTACAGCGAACATTAATGGTTATGCTATTCCCATTTTATATCCTAATTTATTTCACAGCTTAGCTGATAGTTTAATGCTATTTTTCATACATCACGAACTTCCAAAAGGAATGAAATTAATTAATTTAAATCCTTTTGATCCTCTTTACGCTTCAGCTTATACTTCATTTTATTTAGCATTATTTATTTCTATCCCAATAATTTTCAGGGAACTGTGGGGTTTCGTTTCTCCTGGCTTATACCAAAATGAGAAGAAAGTGATAAAATACGCGGTATTTCCTGCAGCGATGCTCTTTCTTGCCGGTTCTCTTTTTGCTTATTTTATTATTATTCCTTTAATGATGAAGTTTGTTCTTTTGTATACTTCTGCTCTCGGTGTTGAGCCTACACTTAGTTTGAGGGCTTTTGTTTCAACAGTAGTTTCCTTAATGCTGGTTACCGGTATCGCTTTTGAATACCCCTTAGTTATGGCCGGTTTAACTTACGTTAAAGTTGTTAAGGCTGATAGTTGGAGGAAGAACTGGCGCTGGGGAGTTTTAGGAGCATTCATCATAGCCTGGACAATTTCACCAGGAACTACAGGAGGAGTAATTGAAACTGTAATAGGAATAATATTATCCATACTATACTTTGCAGGAGTTGGAACAGCAAAAATAATAGAAAAAAGATCATTAAATAACACAGCTTAGTATATCATTTTTAAACATAAGTGGAGATTATTTCTCAGTATACTCCATTTATGTATATATTATCTCCGGTCTAATACCACATTATCGGATCTGAGTCTAGCTAATCTATGATAAAAGTCTCGGAAGTAATTGCATGAAAGTTTAATTTATTAATTTTATACATTTTTCTGTTAAATTTTTTATATTTCTCTCTAATATCTTTCTTCATGAACTATGATGTAACACTAAAGATCAAGAGGTATTCTAAGGAGAAAGGAAGTTGGTGGCAGGAATATAGGCTGACAGTAGATAGATTCACTACCGTTGTAGAGGCATTAAGGAGGATAAAAACAGAACAAGATCCTACGTTGTCCTTTAGGGCTTCATGTCACATGGCTGTTTGTGGAAGTTGTGGAATGAAGATTAACGGAAAACCCAAGCTTGCATGTAAAACTCTTATAGCAAATGAAGGGAAGAAGGAAATTATCATAGAACCTATGGATAATTTTCCAGTAATCAAAGATCTAATAGTTGACCTTAATTCTGTTTATAAGAAAATGAATAAGATAATACCAAGAGTTTCGCCACCGGAAGAAGTTCTGCAAGGTAAAGAAACAAGATTAAAACCTGAGGATCAAAAAGAACTTTGGAGTTTCGCCCAATGTATAATTTGCGGTCTCTGTTATTCCGCCTGCCCCGTTGTTGAGACTAATAAAGATTTCCTAGGTCCTGCAGTACTAGCTATGACTTACAGGTTTTCAGCAGATCCTAGAGATACCCTAGATAAGAAAAGGATGGAAATTGTTGACAATGCAATAATAGGCATATGGGACTGCAGGGTTGCGGGTTCTTGCTCTGTCGTTTGCCCAAGGAATGTAGATCCTTCATTAGCAATACAAAAATTGAAGGAGATGAGTATGAAATGATCTGGCTTTCAAGGTTAAATCTCGAGAGGGTATTAGCGTTACTTCATAAGATAACTGGATGGACAATATTAGGTTATTTAATTGCTCACGTAATTTTCGTAAATAGGTTAGCTCACGGAGAATTAGTAGAACCGGAAGTTTTCAAATACTTCTTGGCGGTATTTGGCAGTATAGTTGTATTTCATGCGATGAACGGAATACGTATAATCTTAGTGGAAACTGGACATTTGATTCCTAAACGGCATTTGGAAGAACCTTGGATTTACTATAAACCTCACAGGATCTATGTATGGTTAATGATAATAATTACCGTAGCGTCGTTCTTTATAGGTCTTTATCTGGTGATAAGATGAGGGAGTCGAAATTAAGATTCTGGGGAGTATATATTACTGGGATAATAACTCTCTTCTTACTCTCTCTTCACTTCTTTATGCTATTTGCTAATAATATGAGCTTTGACGTTAGAACTTCACCTCCAGTAGTTAACGAATACTTAAGCAATACTGCATACTATGCATTACTTGGTCTTCTATTAGTTGTAGCGTTTACTCACGGATTGCTCGGCATAAGGAGAAGCATGTACGACTTCGGGCTTAAAAGAGGAGTAAAGGATGTAATCATAGGAGGTATAATTTTGCTGATAATTTTACTATTTTTCTATCTTACTACTTAGCTTAGAGATGCTGTAAGTTGATAAACTAATATATTTCTTATAAGGAATATTTCTAATATTTTATATTACTACAATATATACCTTCTCAATCTAGATAAGAATTATTAACTTTCATGAGAAGAATAAAATGATGATCTCTGGAAATTTATTTAAAGGTAATATTGTCAGCATGATTGCATCAATATTTATTCTTTCCCTCCTCGTTCTCTTGGATATCTACGGTATAAATTACGCATTCTCAACTGTTTCTAAAATAATAATGTGGATAATATGGATTTTGGCAATTCCTTCTTATCTTTCTTATAAATCCTCCTTACTGGAGAAGAGGAATATCCTGGAGTTTTTAGCGCCTATAGCAATTATAATAACCTTTATCGGGCTTATTTTCTTAAGCCTTGGAGAATTTTTAGGTATTGAGCTTATAGTCTTAGGATATATATTTGAGCCTATTGCAGGTATTTCAATTTTTCTTACTTTAAGGAAGGTGAATCTTCTTTTCTCTTCCCTCTTCTTTTATGGTGCAATAATTTTCACTGCGGGTTTACCTTTATTCCTAATTAACCTAGGAATAATTGCAATTATCGGCGATCTAATAAAGATGTCAGGGCTAGTTTACTTTATATATAAATTTAAATAAATTTATTTTAGAATTTTGATGTTATATCATTAAATGCCAACTATACTCTCGAAAGGTTTCATAAATCTGGGTACTGATGAATACGTTGGAGGTATCTCTTTACTCCTGAATCTCTTCGGCTTCTCGAAAACAACTAGAGCATATTTGGACATTGTCTTCAAGAATTTGTCCTTTCTCTTCTCTCTTATATATCCTTCAAGGTAAGCATGATATTTACTAAATCTTATCGAATTAAGTACTTTTAATATTTCTTTCAATATTAGTAAATTATCGTATCCTCTATCGCTCTCTTCGCTATAACCTTCTTTTCCGCATTCAAAATCATATGCAATATGTCGAGTTCATAAAGAACTTTATCGAGCTCAATTAATTTCTCTTCGGCTCTTGTTTCCTCTATTTCCTCATAAAGCTTAGCTCTCTCATCTAGGTTTCTATTGTATAACGAGATATCTTGATAAATTGAATCTATATACTTGTCTTCTTCTCCTCTAAACTCACTAAGAGATTTTTCAATATTGCTAAACTCCACTATTCCTTCATTTTTATAATCAAAATAAAAAATTAATAATTGCCAAGACCTCATCAAGTAATCCGTTTATAAACGAGACTTCCTCCAAATAGGAGTTTCTCTCAAAATATTTCCCTTCCTCAGGTTGAAAATCTCCAAGCTTAACAGGGCATGCGGAGATAGAATTAGCTAACTCTCTAGGGAAAAGCATGTAAACTTTCAGCATAGCTCCGGAATTATCATGAATAATTATTAAATCTTATACTTAATAAAAAATTTGATTTGATACTCGTAAATAATGGTATCTTAGTTCAAAGAAGAGTGAAGTATAGTGACAAGGCCTTCGATCAGTGTTTTGGTTTTATCTTTATAAATATCATCATAAATAAATACTTCTATTTATGCTAAAGAATAGTTTCATTTTCGCATAAATAATATCATAAATAAGGAGAGTTAGCCATTAGATAAATATAAGATATAATGAAAATTGACTAGCAAAAGTATAACCATAAGCGTACAGAGAAATTTCATAATTCATTATAAACCTATGGATTAATTATAACGAGCATAATTGAGAATAACTACGTAAATTTTATTCTTCACTTTTCTTTGATTTTACTTATGAGATCATATATTCATGCAGTGATTTCATCAACTTTAGCATGGACAGGTAACGTTTACGATCTGGTATTATTGACTTTCGTATATCCTTTCATGGAGAAGCTCTTTGGTTTATCCTTCTTTCAACTTACAGTATTGTTCTCTTTAGGTCTTATAGGGAGAGTTATAGGGGCAGTGATATTCGGAAGAATTGCGGATTACAAAGGAAGGAAAGTAGTAAATATTATAGGTACTGCAGGTTACTCAATTTTCCAGGCAATATTTGCGTTTTCCTCTATTTATGCGGTACTTTTGATAGTTAGAGGGATTCAAGGGGTTTTCATGGGTGCTCAGTGGACTTCCGGAACAGTGCTAGCAATTGAACAGTCACCAAAACAAAAGCTTCAGCTAGTTAATAGTGTAGTTCAATCCGGTTATGCATTAGGTTACGCACTTACTGGAGTAACTTACATGTTCATGAGTAGTAATCTAACCTCCCTAGAAGGTTACAGGATATTCGTGCTGACAGGTTCACTGCCCCTCATCTTAGTGCCTTATATTCACTTTAAAGTAACAGAGAACTTTAAGCAAGAAATTGTTACAAGGAAGGTAAGCGTAAAGGATTATTCACCATATTTCATAAGAGCCGTAATTTCAATGTCAGGGATGTTCATAGCTTATCTATCAATTTTCAGCATTTACCCAGATTTTGCTAAATGCTTTGGTCATTTTCCTGCATATTACGTAGGGCTTTTAATGGCTGTTGCTAACGGTATTCAAGGGGCATTTTACATCATTTTCGGTAGATTATCTTACCGCTTTAGTATATTTAGATTAATATATGCTGGAGTGGCATTCATGATATTCTCAACTTTCCTATCAATGCCTGTATTATCATTCATGGTATCATTGCCATTAATGTCTGCAGGAGTCTTCATTTATGCCTTTGCAAACGGCTTTTGGCCTTTGATTTCTGGTATTGCTGCTAGTAGTGTCCCTCCAGAAGTTAGGGCGTTTTTGACGGGCACCGCTTATAATATTGGTGCAGTTGCTGGTGGTGTAGTATCAGCGTTAATTGGCGGAATTATTGATGCTTTCGGAATGGCTTCATTACCTTACTTTGTTGATGGAATAGAATTTGTATCGTTACTTGCAGTATTTTACTCAATGTTTACTTGGCCTAGAAAGGTTGTTGTTTCTTCGTAATTGATCGTAAAATATTTAATAAAAATATTAATTATTTATTATATCTAAGATTATTTTCATTTACAATCAAAAATTAGATTTTCTTAAATCCATACAGTAATCCTAGACTTATAAGTATAAGGACTATAAGAATAAGAGAAGATGATATTGACGAGATAATTACAAGTCCCAAGAAGCCTAGAATTGCTGACAACTTAATTTTTGTCTTTCTAGGAGCCCTTGGATAAATGATGTTCAACAAAGTGTAAACTACTATCGATATTACTCCAAGAATTCCGATAATGATTAAGATTGGCATTAGATAATTTATTATCATCATAATTAATGTCTTATTAATTGTATATAAAGACTGTGTTCATTTATGAAAGTTCAGTCTTAAAATTCCTCGTAAACGTCTATAAACCTCTTGTACCATTCCTCGTAAATTTTTAGAGTAACTATGTGGAGTTCTAAAGGATCACTAAAGCCTAACCTTTTATGTATCTTTAAAGCAATTTCCGCCCTCTTCCAAACGTCGTGGCAAGATCGGTAATTATTAAAACGTCTATGTCACTATCTACTCTGTAGTTACCTCTGGCAATTGATCCGAAAAGAATTACTCTACAGTTTTTGTCTATTTCTTCTACACAAATCTTCTTTATTTCCCTAACGTAATCTCTAGCATTTTGAAGGATTTCTTTTCTCTTATTCCACCAATTTGACATTTAGGATCACTTTAACTACATTATATGCTCTCTCAACTACCACAGCTGAATATGGAAAATATCTTGATGCTATATAAGAATCTCTGACCTCTAATGTTGTTGCCTTATCGTTTCTTATCTTCCTTAAATTATCATTATTAGTCATTTCTATAACATCATCTAAAAGTTTCATAACGTCATGAGTCTTTTCAAAACTACTCTTATGTTGAAATAGTGCGTATTTAAGACCTAACTGCAATGCATGCTCTAAGTTAAAGATAGCTAAATTATATTTTTAATATTTCTCTCTGCTAAAAAGTCTAAAGCATTTCTCTTTAATGCACTGCCATAGTAACATGTCATAGGATAAAAAGTGAAACGTAAATTTAGTTGAAAACTAAGCTTTCTTAGATTTTGCACAAAATTGTGTTTTATATTTCAGAGTTTCATTTTCTTCTAGTGAAAGATTAAATACTAATCTTTATTTTAACTAATATAAGATGAGTATAACTACAAGTGCAGAAGTTTACTATGAGGAAGCAGAAGAGTTATTGTCCAAGGGTGATCTTGTTCAAGCTTCAGAAAAGTATTATAAGGCTGCTGAGGAGGCAATAAAGCTCCTAGTTATAGAAAACAACCTAAAAGAAATAGCAAAGGAAGCTCAAGAAAATGGTTGGGATTCTAAAACGTTAAATGACGCCGTTACTGAACTTTCTTATAAGGTTGGCGACAATATAATTAGCATGTGGGCATCCGCAGTGACTCTTCTAACTGCAAGGTATTACTTAGATAAAGATTTAATACAAGAATATAAGAAAGACGTTAAGACGTTAGTTGAGAAAGCCAAGCAAAGATTTAATATTAAAGTTCTTGAATGAAGCTGAA
This genomic interval from Acidianus sp. HS-5 contains the following:
- a CDS encoding class I SAM-dependent methyltransferase, translated to MEKIKVSNEDLRSVYNDIPEFYDRANAMISFFQDIKWRAELIEMVQFFYPDPKRILDVASGKGELSYVASRLLRSRIVMADYAENMLKASLVDGDKVLASFYNLPFRDNAFDAVVSSFALHAADDIGEVVREMTRVSKKVVGVIAMGKSDNWLLRNYVAFYLRFIQPYLAALVGAKPLDYKYIYYIYRKIPTNSQLKNIISKIFDLKVFKVKALGSVYIFVGVKKESEKERNKKEEKAV
- a CDS encoding succinate dehydrogenase/fumarate reductase iron-sulfur subunit, whose amino-acid sequence is MNYDVTLKIKRYSKEKGSWWQEYRLTVDRFTTVVEALRRIKTEQDPTLSFRASCHMAVCGSCGMKINGKPKLACKTLIANEGKKEIIIEPMDNFPVIKDLIVDLNSVYKKMNKIIPRVSPPEEVLQGKETRLKPEDQKELWSFAQCIICGLCYSACPVVETNKDFLGPAVLAMTYRFSADPRDTLDKKRMEIVDNAIIGIWDCRVAGSCSVVCPRNVDPSLAIQKLKEMSMK
- a CDS encoding HEPN domain-containing protein, giving the protein MQLGLKYALFQHKSSFEKTHDVMKLLDDVIEMTNNDNLRKIRNDKATTLEVRDSYIASRYFPYSAVVVERAYNVVKVILNVKLVE
- a CDS encoding TQO small subunit DoxA domain-containing protein — its product is METEKLISTIAIVAFIFATGVTLGLYQIDFQGLTHLTNWSKTVGYCLEGTKLFTNGTLFLQISRVEGPDTYGGFIVLVQILYPNGTVVYQWNATRLGHIPSKDIHNEFSLHPVRSTGFALCVPLGQNATVTLTMPFHVKPGTYIVRVYDANGHTAAYGQKWEIKVQAES
- the tatC gene encoding twin-arginine translocase subunit TatC → MTERTELKRDEERPLLSHLAELALRLRRGLITLFLTFIIFFAFGYTTANINGYAIPILYPNLFHSLADSLMLFFIHHELPKGMKLINLNPFDPLYASAYTSFYLALFISIPIIFRELWGFVSPGLYQNEKKVIKYAVFPAAMLFLAGSLFAYFIIIPLMMKFVLLYTSALGVEPTLSLRAFVSTVVSLMLVTGIAFEYPLVMAGLTYVKVVKADSWRKNWRWGVLGAFIIAWTISPGTTGGVIETVIGIILSILYFAGVGTAKIIEKRSLNNTA
- a CDS encoding twin-arginine translocase TatA/TatE family subunit, with the protein product MLDSPSNWAIIIIVALVLFFGTSKLPELFRSMGKAVGEFKKGRLESEMEMQQMEQQPAVQTTTQNKELELEKQIQELQKQLEQLKNQKQQQ
- a CDS encoding PaREP1 family protein, with translation MSITTSAEVYYEEAEELLSKGDLVQASEKYYKAAEEAIKLLVIENNLKEIAKEAQENGWDSKTLNDAVTELSYKVGDNIISMWASAVTLLTARYYLDKDLIQEYKKDVKTLVEKAKQRFNIKVLE
- a CDS encoding twin-arginine translocase TatA/TatE family subunit, with the protein product MMGNLSDTLLLVIVAILLLAGKKDITGTARNIGKTLEEFKRKQNEFKNELLTELNETGEVHKSIVKEITYDDYHYNYVKQTPSDEKMKRLEDEINRLKAEIERG
- a CDS encoding MFS transporter: MRSYIHAVISSTLAWTGNVYDLVLLTFVYPFMEKLFGLSFFQLTVLFSLGLIGRVIGAVIFGRIADYKGRKVVNIIGTAGYSIFQAIFAFSSIYAVLLIVRGIQGVFMGAQWTSGTVLAIEQSPKQKLQLVNSVVQSGYALGYALTGVTYMFMSSNLTSLEGYRIFVLTGSLPLILVPYIHFKVTENFKQEIVTRKVSVKDYSPYFIRAVISMSGMFIAYLSIFSIYPDFAKCFGHFPAYYVGLLMAVANGIQGAFYIIFGRLSYRFSIFRLIYAGVAFMIFSTFLSMPVLSFMVSLPLMSAGVFIYAFANGFWPLISGIAASSVPPEVRAFLTGTAYNIGAVAGGVVSALIGGIIDAFGMASLPYFVDGIEFVSLLAVFYSMFTWPRKVVVSS
- a CDS encoding nucleotidyltransferase domain-containing protein, which codes for MSNWWNKRKEILQNARDYVREIKKICVEEIDKNCRVILFGSIARGNYRVDSDIDVLIITDLATTFGRGRKLL